A part of Odontesthes bonariensis isolate fOdoBon6 chromosome 23, fOdoBon6.hap1, whole genome shotgun sequence genomic DNA contains:
- the ercc4 gene encoding DNA repair endonuclease XPF, whose translation MAGPLLEFETEMFLSLFGCDGLLVVAEGMGIDRILLQFMRVYSEEGSLVLLLNTTTPEQEYFTEQLRVEGVTHLPRTVTSDVQSAERYNVYTEGGVLFVTSRILVVDFLTDRIPAHLVSGILVYRAHKIIESCQEAFILRLFRQKNKTGFIKAFTDKATAFSTGFCQVERVMRNLFVKKLYLWPRFQASVNAALDRHKPEVVELHVSLTPAMRAIQSSIMDIMSACLKELKRYNPTLEAEDLSLENTLGNAFEKTIRHYLDPLWHQLGAKTKALVQDLKVLRVLLLYLTQYDCVTFLNLLESLRSSQKIFGSNSGWLFLDSSTSMFVNSRGRVYRIPESKKKLRVGAEAEKQKSSSASEVKRELVLEKSPKWGALTEVLEEIEKENNSSQHEAGRVLICASDDRTCAQLQQYIRHGSDWLLNRLYVRTVGKRDSSAAAAFELDSHKKGKGWVKKGAKGKEPAQKKSTKSAKSKSRPSLTLTQMMGKEGTGEAGVMGCSGDEDGLTEGDDDEDEQLKLDLSSDSYYGVVKEPLTVIHPLKGCTDPHSLTRVLHEVEPGFVVLYDAELSFVRQLEIYKANRPGKPLRVYFLIYGGSTEEQKYLTALSKEKKAFEHLIREKATMVIPEEREGREDTNLDLARNLEPANATTNTRKAGGQEQPKEPSRVIVDMREFRSELPSLLHRRGLDIEPVTLEVGDYILTPDTCVERKSVSDLIGSLQSGRLYTQCLSMTRYYRKPVLLIEFDPAKPFSLIARSDFRNEISSNDISSKLTLLTLHFPRLRILWCPSPHATADLFLELKQGRAEPDASAAQAVTAESDTVAESADLYNPGPYDFLLKMPGVNMKNYRALIKNADSLADLAKLSQEKLAEILGNASNAKLLYDFLHNVADVPAPVQKAKQT comes from the exons ATGGCGGGGCCGCTGCTGGAGTTTGAGACCGAGATGTTCCTGAGTCTTTTCGGCTGTGACGGGTTGCTTGTGGTGGCTGAGGGGATGGGGATAGACCGCATCCTGCTGCAATTCATGCGGGTTTACTCTGAGGAGGGCAGCCTGGTCCTTCTGCTCAACACAACCACACCTGAGCAG GAGTATTTCACAGAGCAGCTGCGGGTGGAGGGTGTGACCCACCTGCCCAGGACGGTGACCAGCGATGTCCAGAGTGCGGAGCGTTACAATGTTTACACCGAGGGAGGGGTGCTGTTCGTCACCAGCAGAATATTGGTGGTGGACTTCCTCACTGACCGCATCCCCGCTCATCTTGTAtcag GGATTCTGGTGTATCGAGCCCATAAAATCATTGAGTCGTGCCAGGAGGCCTTCATCCTCCGTCTGTTCAGGCAGAAGAACAAGACCGGCTTCATCAAGGCCTTCACTGACAAGGCCACAGCTTTCTCCACTGGCTTCTGCCAAGTGGAGCGTGTCATGAGAAACTTGTTTGTAAAGAAGCTATACCTGTGGCCCAG GTTCCAAGCGTCAGTGAACGCAGCGCTGGACAGGCACAAGCCGGAAGTGGTGGAGTTGCATGTGTCTCTAACCCCAGCCATGCGGGCCATCCAGAGCTCCATCATGGACATTATGAGCGCCTGTCTGAAGGAGCTGAAACGCTACAACCCTACCCTGGAGGCTGAGGATCTGTCACTGGAGAACACTCTTGGAAATGCATTTGAAAAG ACTATCCGTCACTACCTGGACCCGCTGTGGCATCAGTTAGGAGCAAAAACAAAGGCCCTGGTTCAGGACCTCAAGGTGCTCAGGGTGCTCCTACTCTACCTCACCCAGTACGACTGCGTCACCTTTCTCAATCTGCTCGAGTCGCTGCGCTCCAGCCAAAAGATCTTTGGCTCCAATTCAG GTTGGCTTTTCTTGGACTCAAGTACCTCCATGTTTGTGAATTCCAGAGGCAGAGTGTACAGGATTCCTGAGAGCAAAAAGAAACTCAGAGTAGGAGCAGAGGCAGAAAAACAGAAGTCATCCTCTGCCTCGG aggTGAAGCGAGAACTGGTGCTGGAGAAGAGCCCAAAGTGGGGGGCCCTGACGGAGGTGCTGGAGGAGATTGAGAAGGAAAACAATAGCTCTCAGCATGAAGCAG GTCGTGTGCTGATTTGTGCCAGTGACGACCGGACTTGTGCCCAGCTCCAGCAGTACATCAGGCACGGCTCCGATTGGCTCCTCAACCGACTCTATGTCCGCACGGTCGGCAAACGGGACTCTTCTGCAGCCGCTGCCTTCGAGCTGGACTCCCACAAAAAGGGAAAAGGCTGGGTCAAAAAGGGAGCCAAGGGAAAGGAGCCTGCgcagaaaaaaagcacaaagtcagcaaaaagcaaaagcagACCGTCTCTGACCCTGACCCAGATGATGGGGAAAGAAGGGACGGGTGAAGCAGGAGTTATGGGCTGCAGTGGAGACGAGGACGGTCTGACGGAGGGAGACGACGACGAGGACGAGCAGCTAAAGCTAGATCTGTCGTCTGACTCCTATTACGGTGTCGTGAAGGAGCCGCTGACCGTCATCCACCCTCTGAAAGGCTGCACCGACCCCCACAGCTTGACCCGAGTGCTGCACGAGGTGGAGCCGGGCTTTGTAGTGCTGTACGATGCTGAACTGAGTTTTGTCCGCCAGCTGGAGATCTACAAAGCTAACCGGCCTGGAAAGCCGCTCAGAGTGTATTTCCTCATCTACGGAGGCTCGACAGAAGAGCAGAAGTATCTGACGGCACTGTCGAAGGAAAAGAAAGCCTTTGAACACCTCATCAG AGAAAAGGCTACAATGGTCATCCCGGAGGAGAGGGAAGGACGAGAGGACACCAACTTAGACCTCGCCAGAAATTTAGAGCCTGCCAACGCCACCACTAATACCCGCAAAGCAG GAGGCCAAGAGCAGCCCAAAGAGCCCTCAAGAGTCATCGTGGACATGCGTGAGTTCCGCAGTGAACTGCCCTCCCTGCTTCACCGCCGTGGGCTGGATATCGAGCCCGTCACCCTCGAAGTGGGCGACTACATTCTGACCCCAGACACATGCGTTGAGCGGAAGAGCGTCAGCGACCTGATTGGCTCGTTGCAGAGCGGCCGCCTCTACACCCAGTGCCTCTCCATGACCCGCTACTACAGAAAGCCGGTGCTGCTCATTGAGTTCGACCCAGCGAAACCATTTTCCTTGATCGCCCGGTCAGATTTCCGTAATGAGATTTCGTCGAACGACATTTCTTCAAAACTCACCTTACTCACGCTGCACTTCCCCCGGCTCCGTATACTCTGGTGCCCGTCCCCACACGCCACAGCAGACCTCTTCCTGGAACTGAAGCAGGGCCGCGCAGAGCCCGACGCCTCAGCGGCCCAGGCAGTCACGGCCGAGTCGGACACGGTGGCGGAATCGGCAGACCTCTACAACCCCGGACCTTATGACTTTCTGTTAAAAATGCCGGGTGTCAATATGAAAAACTACAGGGCGCTCATAAAAAATGCCGACAGCCTGGCAGACTTAGCCAAACTCAGCCAGGAAAAGCTAGCAGAAATACTTGGGAACGCTAGCAATGCGAAGTTGTTGTATGACTTCCTGCATAATGTTGCAGATGTACCCGCTCCTGTACAGAAGGCCAAACAGACATGA